From a region of the Panicum virgatum strain AP13 chromosome 2K, P.virgatum_v5, whole genome shotgun sequence genome:
- the LOC120677728 gene encoding zinc finger CCCH domain-containing protein 59-like — translation MAATPPAPAPPRILLAGDAHGRLHQLFKRVKSVNQSTGPFHAMLCVGQLFSPEADAEGAPGDVADYLVGRATVPIPTYFTGDYGPTAPRLLSKAAAGARGFAPGGIEICPNLFWLRGSNRFTLHGLSVVYLSGKKGPGGPGCYSQDDVDALRALAEEPGIVDLFLTNEWPTGVVNGADTSNMPNQVLDPHGYDPVVAELVAEIKPRYHIAGTKGVFYSREPYVNDSAAHVTRFIGLANVGNKEKQKFIHAISPTPASTMSSADIHAKPPNSTLSPYAAPAQSVPIEEAPKRPADNTDAQYWRYDVKRQRQGEAEGGRLCFKFTSSGSCPRGSKCNFRHDEEAVEHYQRNVCFDFLNKGKCERGPECKFAHSLSGDTSIRDSRPRRRVESRCWFCLSSPDVESHLVISIGEAYYCALAKGPLVPNHVLMIPVEHCPSTLMMPSEAEVELGRYKNALVKYFEKQGKTTVFFEWVSQNSRHANLQAVPVPFPKADAVNKIFHLAAKKLGFEFSVVNPDGGAKVARESLISQSESKSNLFYVELPEGKILLHNIDSNEKFPAQFGREVLAGLLSMADRADWRNCKLSKEEEIQMVDDFKHGFREFDPAE, via the exons AACCAGTCGACGGGGCCGTTCCACGCGATGCTCTGCGTGGGGCAGCTCTTCTCCCCCGAAGCTGACGCCGAGGGGGCGCCGGGGGACGTCGCGGACTACCTCGTGGGGCGCGCCACCGTGCCCATCCCGACCTACTTCACCGGCGACTACGGCCCGACGGCGCCGCGGCTGCTGTCTAaggccgccgctggcgcgcgcGGGTTCGCACCGGGCGGCATCGAGATATGCCCCAACCTCTTCTGGCTCAGGGGCAGCAACCGTTTCACCCTCCATG GTTTGTCGGTGGTTTATTTGTCGGGGAAGAAGGGACCAGGAGGGCCTGGCTGCTACAGCCAGGATGATGTCGATGCCCTGCGGGCTCTTGCAGAAGAGCCAGGGATAGTTGATCTGTTCTTGAC TAACGAATGGCCAACTGGAGTGGTGAACGGGGCTGACACTTCTAATATGCCTAATCAGGTTTTGGATCCTCATGGGTATGATCCTGTTGTTGCTGAATTGGTTGCCGAGATTAAGCCAAG ATATCATATTGCCGGTACCAAAGGTGTCTTTTATTCAAGGGAACCCTATGTCAATGATTCTGCTGCACATGTTACCCGCTTTATTGGACTTGCTAATGTTGGAAACAAAGAAAAGCAG AAATTTATTCATGCGATTTCTCCTACTCCAGCGTCTACCATGTCCAGTGCTGATATCcatgccaagcctccaaattctaCGTTATCACCTTATGCTGCTCCAGCACAATCAGTCCCTATTGAAGAAGCTCCAAAACGTCCAGCTGACAACACTGATGCGCAATATTGGCGTTATGATGTCAAGCGGCAAAGGCAAGGGGAAGCTGAGGGGGGTAGATTATGTTTCAAATTTACATCCTCGGGGTCCTGTCCACGAGGGAGTAAATGCAACTTTAGGCATGATGAGGAGGCAGTGGAGCATTACCAGAGAAATGTCTGTTTTGATTTTCTAAACAAAGGAAAATGCGAGAGGGGCCCGGAGTGTAAGTTTGCTCACAGCCTATCAGGGGACACTTCTATAAGAGATTCAAGACCTCGCAG GCGTGTGGAGAGCCGTTGCTGGTTCTGCTTGTCGAGTCCAGATGTTGAGTCACATCTTGTTATTAGTATCGGAGAAGCTTACTACTGCGCCCTTGCAAAGGGGCCACTTGTTCCAAATCATGTTCTGATGATACCTGTTGAACACTGCCCCAGCACATTAATGATGCCCTCAGAAGCAGAGGTAGAACTTGGGAGGTATAAAAATGCTCTGGTTAAGTACTTTGAGAAGCAAGGAAAGACAACAGTATTCTTTGAGTGGGTTTCACAGAACTCCCGCCATGCAAACCTTCAG GCCGTTCCAGTACCGTTTCCTAAAGCAGATGCAGTTAATAAGATATTTCATCTAGCAGCAAAAAAACTGGGATTTGAATTCTCTGTGGTGAATCCAG ATGGTGGTGCAAAAGTAGCTAGAGAATCTTTGATATCTCAGTCTGAAAGCAAATCAAACCTGTTTTATGTTGAGCTCCCGGAAGGCAAAATACTCTTGCATAACATTGACAGTAATGAGAAGTTCCCTGCCCAGTTTGGACGTGAG GTTTTAGCGGGATTGCTAAGCATGGCGGATCGTGCAGATTGGAGAAACTGCAAGCTttcgaaggaagaagagattCAGATGGTGGATGATTTCAAACATGGTTTCCGTGAATTTGATCCCGCTGAGTGA